From the Glutamicibacter halophytocola genome, the window CGTAAGGCAGCAACACTGTTTGCCATCACATCGGTGGTGGTTCTCAGCGCCGGATGCTCCGTTGTCCAGGACACTGCGTCGAGCGCAGCCAATCAGCTCACGGATGCCGCTAGCAAGGAGATTGTTCGCCAGGCCTGCGCTCCAATACAGGATGGCACCATTGACTCCAGCGAGCTGCGTGTCTTGTCTTCCATCGTGAAATCAGTGGATGGCGGCGGACTGCCCGAAGAGATGGTCCAGGTACTTAACGACCTCGCTGATGCCGGCGATCAGGCTCCTGTCGCTTTGCAGGACCGGCTCAAGGAAGCTTGCGACAACGCTGCAGCTGAAAGCAACTGACTGCGCCCTGGCCACTATGCCGGTGTTCTAGACTTTTCTCATGGTTGAGATTCCCACCAGCGGCAAAGTCAGACTCGATGCCTGGTTGTGGTCCGTGCGAATTTACAAAACACGATCCGCAGCGACGGCTGCGTGCCGCGCAGGTCACGTGCGTTTAAACGGCGACCCGGTCAAGGCTTCGCAGACTGTCGTTACAGGTGACCGCGTCCGTGTGCGCAAAGATGGATTTGACCGTGACCTTGAAATCACGGGCCTGCTTTCCAAGCGCGTTTCAGCTCCCGTGGCCACCAAGTGCTACTTGGACCATACGCCGCCCCGAGAACGTGTCGTCATACCGCAGGTTCCGGTGCGCGAACGCGGCGCAGGGCGCCCCACCAAGAAGGATCGCCGCGAAATGGATCGCTTGCGCACTTCCTGGCAGGAGCCCGACACCGAGCTGTAGTTCCCCACAGCGCCCGCGTCTAGGATAATTCGATGGCTGGAACGTCAGCCTCGAAATCAAAGATTTGCGAGTAGAACGCCAACGAGCTTTCCAGCGCCCGCACAATATTTTCAGACTTTCTGAAGCCATGCTGTTCGCCTTCAAAAAGGATGTACGCATGAGCGATGCCTCGTTCGGCGAGCGCGTCAGCGACCACCTGCGACTGAGCTGGCGGAACCACTTTGTCTTCATCACCCTGCAGGAGCAAAACCGGGCAGGAGATCTTTGAAACGTGGTTGATCGGTGCACGCTTCTCGTAGAGATCCGCGGCCTGCGGATATGGGCCGACCAGTGAGAACATGTACTGGGATTCGAAGTCGTGGGTGTCTTGAACCAGACCTACCAAATCGGAGACGCCATACCGGCTGATGCCAGCGGTAAAAACATCCGAGAAGGTCAATGCGCACAGTACGGTCCATCCTCCGGCACTTCCGCCTTCGATGCCAATGCGTGCCGGGTCAGCAATCTTTTGTCCGACCAAGGCGTGGATTACGGCGACCGTATCGGAAACGTCAACAACACCCCAGGCTCCACGCAATCGGTTGCGGTATTCGCGGCCATATCCCGTCGAGCCACCGTAGTTCACGTCTACCACGCCAATGCCGCGCGAGGTGTAATAGGCCACCGCCGCGCTCAACGTCGCCGAGGCCTGGCTGGTTGGTCCGCCGTGGACAAAGGTGACGAAGGGTGGCAGTTCACCGTCCATCCCGGCCATGCCGTCTTGGGCTGGACGATAGAGCAATGCGTGCACCGACTGTCCGGCAAGGTTCTTGCATTGGAATTCTTCAACAGATGGCAGCATCCCTGCTTCTGGCAAGTTCTCCATGGACCGGGTCACCGCGTGGTGTTCCAAGGATTCGAGGTTGATCAGGGTGATCTCTTCGCCATGGGTCATCGATGAGGTTCCGGCCAACAGCCAGTCATCGTTGACGGCAAAAGGCCGGACACGGGTGAAGGGCAATTCAAAATCGTCTAATCCCCCGGTGTCCGAATGCACGCGGGCCAGGGATGTGGTTCCTGTTCCGTAGGAGCACAACAGGGTGTGTTGATTTTCGACCAGGTACCAGCTGGTCCCGACCTGCCATAAGGGTCCGGCGAATTCTGCCGGGCGGTCAACAAGGCGAGTGGTACGCGAAGAACCGTTCTGGTACACATAGGGGTTCCACCAGCCGCTGGCATCGGAGATGAATGCCAGCCGGTCATCGTCCAGCCATTCGGGCTGCATGACGGATTCTTCTGCTCCGCCGGCAATCACTTCGCTCTCCAGCACTCCGGTTTCGGAGAATCCAGCCAGGTGCAAATAGGTGGAATCCCAAGGCATGTTCGGATGCTCCCAGCTGATCCAGGACAGCTTCTGGCCATTGGGGCTGAGCCGCGGGGCAGCCACAAATCGCGCAGGTTCGCTCAGGATCCTGATATTGGAGAGCTCTTGAGCTGCACTGCCATCGAGCGGGATTTGCACGATTTGGCGCACGGGCTCGCCGCGAAGGTCTTCCATGATGGCAAGGATGCTGCCCTCGGGGCCGCGGGTGAATTCTGCAAAGCGCAGTTGCGGGTCGCCCTCGACCGTGCTGGCCGGGGTCAACGGCGCCGGTTGATGCTCGCCAATGCCTACCGTGTACACGCGTTGGTCGGCAAAATTGGAGAAGATGATCTTGCCGGCTCCCGATTCGTCCAGCATCCAGCTGGAGCCGCCATATTCGTGAACCCGTGAGCGGACGTTATACGGTGCATTGACCAGTTCTTTGCCGTGTTGTCCATAGGTGCCGTATTCCACCAGCGTGATCCGGCCGCCTTCTGCGGGGCGCCCTTCCTGGACTATGACGCGGTCTTTGAAGAAGCAGGCGCCGCCTAATGGTTTAGTCCCCGCTGCAACGTCTTGAGCCGTGATTGATGAGGGCCAGGATCCGAAAGGCAAGTGCATAGGCATATTCTTGATCCTAGCGATCTTTGGGTTGCAGGACGACCCTCCGAAAGTATGATTCCGACGAGCTGGGATAAAACGATGAGCAAATATGCCGTGTTCCTCCGGGGCGTGAATGTTGGCGGCGTCAAGGTGCTGATGAAGGACCTCGCGCTCCTGCTTCAGGACGGTGGGTTCAGCGACGTCAAGACGCTGCTGGCGAGCGGCAACGTGGTGCTCGCCTCCGACATCCCGGATCCGTTGATAATCCAAGGCCGGTGCAATGATCTTTTGCGCACGTACTATCAACGAGAAATCCCAACCCTGGTTTTCACCCAAAAGGAGATCGAGGACTTGGCTGGGCCATTCGGGCTGCCGTTGCCCGAACCCGTGGAGCAGCATCATGGTTATCTCACCTTGTGCCATAGCGCGCAGGATGCCCAGGAGCTGGGGCAGGCCATCCAGGCCCTGGATGATCCGCGCGGCTTCTTGGTCACGGGTCGTGCAGTGCAGTGGATCGCGTCCAAGGGAACCAGTACTACCGATCCAGTAGCGAAGCTGGTTCAGGCCCAGGCCAAGCTACGGGTTCTGACTACCCGGAACCACAACACCCTGGTCAGGATCGCTAAGATTCTTTGCTGATCGGCACTTCGGGTAATAATTGGTCATTGACCACACGTCGCCGACCCCGTTTGAGGCACTGGAATGTACATCCTGATTGAACTCGTCGGTATTTTCTTCTTTGCCGTGGCAGGATCCTTGATGGCCGCCCGCAGGGGATTCGATATTTTGGGATCGGCCTTCCTCGGCGGAGTGTGCGGCTTGGGCGGAGGGCTGGTCCGCGACGTGATTCTCAATCAGTCGCCGGCAACCTTTGAACACCCGATCTATTTTGTACCTCCGGTCTTGGCCGCGCTGTGCGTCTATGCGTTCACGCCCGCCGTTCAGAAGCTGCACCGCCTGGTTCAGCTTTTTGACGCTGCCGGGCTGGGACTGTTTTGCGTGACCGGGACGTTGAAGGCCCTGGAGCATCAGTTCAATCCGGTGACGGCAGTGTTGCTGGGCGTGATCACCAGCGTTGGCGGTGGACTGCTGCGAGACGTCATTTCCAATGTGACTCCAGACCTCTTCAACCCGCGCGATATCTACGCGCTGGCTGCCATGGTGGGATCTGGGCTCACCGCCATCGCGTGGCATCTGGGATTCATGAGCGTTCCGGTGG encodes:
- a CDS encoding RNA-binding S4 domain-containing protein, translating into MVEIPTSGKVRLDAWLWSVRIYKTRSAATAACRAGHVRLNGDPVKASQTVVTGDRVRVRKDGFDRDLEITGLLSKRVSAPVATKCYLDHTPPRERVVIPQVPVRERGAGRPTKKDRREMDRLRTSWQEPDTEL
- a CDS encoding S9 family peptidase, encoding MHLPFGSWPSSITAQDVAAGTKPLGGACFFKDRVIVQEGRPAEGGRITLVEYGTYGQHGKELVNAPYNVRSRVHEYGGSSWMLDESGAGKIIFSNFADQRVYTVGIGEHQPAPLTPASTVEGDPQLRFAEFTRGPEGSILAIMEDLRGEPVRQIVQIPLDGSAAQELSNIRILSEPARFVAAPRLSPNGQKLSWISWEHPNMPWDSTYLHLAGFSETGVLESEVIAGGAEESVMQPEWLDDDRLAFISDASGWWNPYVYQNGSSRTTRLVDRPAEFAGPLWQVGTSWYLVENQHTLLCSYGTGTTSLARVHSDTGGLDDFELPFTRVRPFAVNDDWLLAGTSSMTHGEEITLINLESLEHHAVTRSMENLPEAGMLPSVEEFQCKNLAGQSVHALLYRPAQDGMAGMDGELPPFVTFVHGGPTSQASATLSAAVAYYTSRGIGVVDVNYGGSTGYGREYRNRLRGAWGVVDVSDTVAVIHALVGQKIADPARIGIEGGSAGGWTVLCALTFSDVFTAGISRYGVSDLVGLVQDTHDFESQYMFSLVGPYPQAADLYEKRAPINHVSKISCPVLLLQGDEDKVVPPAQSQVVADALAERGIAHAYILFEGEQHGFRKSENIVRALESSLAFYSQIFDFEADVPAIELS
- a CDS encoding DUF1697 domain-containing protein, whose translation is MSKYAVFLRGVNVGGVKVLMKDLALLLQDGGFSDVKTLLASGNVVLASDIPDPLIIQGRCNDLLRTYYQREIPTLVFTQKEIEDLAGPFGLPLPEPVEQHHGYLTLCHSAQDAQELGQAIQALDDPRGFLVTGRAVQWIASKGTSTTDPVAKLVQAQAKLRVLTTRNHNTLVRIAKILC
- a CDS encoding trimeric intracellular cation channel family protein; protein product: MYILIELVGIFFFAVAGSLMAARRGFDILGSAFLGGVCGLGGGLVRDVILNQSPATFEHPIYFVPPVLAALCVYAFTPAVQKLHRLVQLFDAAGLGLFCVTGTLKALEHQFNPVTAVLLGVITSVGGGLLRDVISNVTPDLFNPRDIYALAAMVGSGLTAIAWHLGFMSVPVGAAIAALAFLIRVASLRFGWSVPLAAGHWHRAHQNPPAPDGPQRHF